The Panicum hallii strain FIL2 chromosome 9, PHallii_v3.1, whole genome shotgun sequence genome has a window encoding:
- the LOC112874160 gene encoding uncharacterized protein LOC112874160 isoform X2, translating into MSHPGKFVSVNLNRSYGQPAPSSHHGGGGRPSRPAVAGGGHGGGMVVLSRPRGGGSSLAKPQPPKLSVPPPLNLPSLRKEHERFDGAGAAAGGGVASAPPRSGGPAAGWTKPAPASEKPPGSAALPGGAARPPSYGFVEKTVVLRGEDFPSLKAAVAPPTPPQPAQRQKDTDGARLATPEARPGSLAMRPQGTPSRATEPLASAGGLGAGGRASAERLQKPDLGPLPMVRLRYDSEWADDERDTGLSLPERDSRERGFGRTEAMVPGRDLYGAVREPFKKEPFGRDVAATNKEAVQDGLWRSPMSNQHDRDRTDGRPYSGGRGSSVQLYRESIAAGGSKDMWNNNREPPMRANGQNGVEQFGTTRVGETASDRFGDSSNNWPRLNSFQNNVGSKAQPFATNKGPLINDPVAKFGREKRHTGSPVKPLIEDGGFDSISAVSLTAIKKKKEAAKPADFHDPVRESFEAELDRILRVQEQERQRVMEEQARAREIARKQEEERERLIREEEERQRLVEEQAKQAAWQAEQERLEAARRAEEQRIAREEEKKRIALEEERRREAAHKKLLELEARIARRQAESNIGSARGGQLTVNDELTPGDFKDRDLPCSANFGGRKDIDRISEHINTSAPLESSSVNRYNETVPRVHTLDGHSSLIDRENAYYGSRAAFPEQENAHHSPRRDPFAARRGNFPKKDLNDGFGNVSVRPSSRGRTTDSPWAMEDFRHEKVPRWDGTREIDRFDKQSDFDTELFNSDRFGDAAWLPSSSHESPNAQQGDRMFQSPDFNEFSAFTRPRYSMRQPHVPPPPTVTSVNRSSVGASAQRLNSSFMDGGMGENSGRDDEQIMQGQYGSAYQEASRHRGIRPDHINEHQIEDRKSPVLGSQSSLSVSSPPSSPPHVSHDEMDVSGDSPALPTSADGERTMLSDNDHAVLTLDAASASRIAALGVSHLEDDEWSSENNDVRQKQDEYDEDDESYQEDEINEADGENLDLDDEFLEEQNTPVELEPVILGFDEGVQVEIPSNSELELASMRSAERTIGVHLSSGVAEQDDASGSVVHSDPVTEAEKTLQALTLDRVNALTEDSNGKRSSSLVTPASSSQLPQASSAAAIMSSASAVVGQNEVPVSLQFGLFTGPPLIPTPVPAIQIGSIQMPIHLHNQINPSLAHIRPSTTPLYQFGQLRYGRPIAPSAHSQAIPPAYSSVPAQHTLNQNASSVLPELMDQDTHQNVPNQGVSSTFINKSAAPTAKLPLVMGDSNSQYLSTSANNQTAAAEGSHGQVDSQPIGGTTPSERDQDLSLNRNCKPTSDNIESSQFGLEGRVLNGPKAPGAVSAGRGRRYGYAVKDINMRSTGSVVDPSHKDPRGGFQRRTRRNVRRTEFRVRENVEKNQSEASESFAHGEQDERPYSNGTARDFPVRNANRKELDTNKSSRINEGNDHSASFRSTHKAPYERSHGGNKKSRTGAIPEGDTTLLQAGAVRVVKQQGIEVPVDADGFIEVRSKRHIMSVRREQREKENRSKMRMTKAPRKQHNSLQSSVAPNVNKRTATLGGEVAKKVSLDSAITIEGRIADYTESTVANNSMNPIGPPSTSAETHTNCYTNHFYRTIQIQASSDLVTSSPSAKLVSGLSEDNNKGTSINTPFNMVSWDNSQMNQQVMPLTQTQLEEAMRPAKFEQQAGSSFSLESNNALPPTVTTEKAFPSSASPINSLLAGEKIQFGAVTSPTMLPTVSRTVSSGLGAPGSSRPDMKIDRGLPSENSGPDKVNSKELCPNTEDVEAEAEAAASAVAVAAICTDDGSPADATTASAPDNKSFSSKDLSGLTSGGAITGQASQSSTEEPLSVALPADLSVDTPSMSLWPPLASPQASGPMLSQFPGAQPSHFSCFDMNTILGGHIFAFGPSDESAGSQGQHPQRSNAVPSAPLGAWPQCHSGVDSFYRPPTGFAGPFITPGGIPGVQGPPHMVVYNHFAPVGQFGQMGLGFMGATYIPGDKQPDWKQNQGTPVVGVSQSDPNNQNMVSGQVNPPSVPTPVQHLRPTSIMPIPSPLTMFDIAPFQASTDIQMQTCWPHMPVPPLHSVPLSVPLQQHPVEGTAAQQFVHTVPVDNKASTNNRFQEPSASTAPSDGSKTFPNAAAAQFTDGLGLVEQPTSSNSSSQTVQPSSFGQAGVISNEVSTSAKVMVRATPLKVNPGTVAGVASNPNGCQVTNMPSKTHQSSLSSDQQYHHPVNNQDRRARATQKTGTSNEWQRRSGYQGRNQGSGSDRGPGTGRMKQIYVAKPSATSGHAPSG; encoded by the exons atGTCGCACCCCGGCAAGTTCGTCTCCGTCAACCTCAACCGATCCTACGGCCAGCCCGCCCCCTCCTCccaccatggcggcggcggccgcccctcccgccccgccgtcgccggcggcggccacggcggGGGCATGGTGGTGCTCTCCCGCCCGCGCGGGGGCGGCTCCTCCCTcgccaagccgcagccgccaaaGCTCTCCGTCCCGCCGCCGCTGAACCTCCCGTCGCTACGCAAGGAGCACGAGCGCTTCGACGGCGCAGGTGCCGCGGCGGGGGGCGGGGTCGCCTCGGCTCCGCCCCGATCCGGCGGACCTGCCGCCGGTTGGACCAAGCCGGCCCCGGCGTCTGAGAAGCCTCCAGGCTCCGCGGCGCTCCCCGGCGGGGCCGCCAGGCCACCATCCTATGGCTTCGTGGAGAAAACAGTCGTCTTGCGAGGGGAGGACTTCCCGTCCTTGAAAGCAGCTGTCGCTCCGCCAACACCTCCGCAGCCTGCGCAGCGGCAGAAGGACACTGATGGGGCACGGCTTGCCACACCTGAGGCGCGGCCTGGGTCCCTTGCGATGCGGCCGCAGGGAACGCCCTCGCGCGCCACTGAGCCACTGGCCTCTGCTGGCGGATtgggagctggtggacgtgcTTCTGCGGAGAGGCTGCAGAAGCCTGATCTGGGGCCGCTTCCGATGGTCCGGCTCAGGTATGATTCTGAGTGGGCTGATGACGAGCGTGACACAGGGCTCAGCCTTCCAGAGCGGGACAGCAGGGAGAGGGGATTTGGCAGGACTGAGGCCATGGTTCCAGGACGCGACCTTTACGGGGCAGTGAGGGAGCCCTTCAAAAAGGAGCCATTTGGGAGAGATGTGGCTGCAACAAATAAAGAGGCTGTCCAGGACGGGTTGTGGCGATCTCCTATGTCAAATCAACACGATAGAGATCGAACAGACGGCCGACCATATAGTGGAGGCAGAGGAAGCAGTGTACAATTGTATCGGGAAAGCATAGCTGCCGGAGGCTCCAAGGATATGTGGAATAATAATAGGGAGCCTCCTATGCGTGCCAATGGACAGAATGGGGTCGAACAATTTGGAACCACACGTGTTGGGGAAACTGCCAGTGACCGTTTTGGTGACAGTTCAAATAATTGGCCTAGGTTGAATTCTTTCCAGAACAATGTTGGTTCGAAGGCGCAGCCTTTTGCTACTAATAAAGGGCCTTTAATTAATGATCCGGTGGCAAAGTTTGGTAGGGAGAAGCGGCACACTGGTTCCCCTGTTAAACCTTTAATAGAAGATGGTGGTTTTGATAGCATTTCTGCCGTTAGTTTGACTGCAATAAAGAAGAAAAAAGAAGCAGCCAAACCAGCTGATTTTCATGACCCAGTAAGGGAGTCGTTTGAGGCAGAGCTTGATAGGATATTGAGGGTACAGGAGCAGGAAAGACAACGGGTAATGGAAGAACAGGCAAGGGCCAGAGAAATTGCCCGGAAGCAAGAGGAGGAGCGGGAGAGGCTGATAAGAGAAGAGGAGGAGAGGCAGCGTCTGGTGGAGGAACAGGCAAAGCAGGCTGCTTGGCAGGCTGAGCAAGAGAGGCTGGAAGCTGCCAGAAGAGCTGAGGAGCAAAGAATCGCCAGGGAGGAGGAAAAGAAGAGAATTGCCTTGGAGGAGGAGCGGCGTAGGGAGGCAGCACATAAAAAACTCCTAGAGTTAGAGGCAAGAATAGCTAGGAGGCAAGCGGAATCAAACATTGGTAGTGCAAGAGGCGGGCAACTTACTGTCAATGATGAATTGACTCCTGGAGACTTCAAGGATAGGGATTTGCCATGCTCTGCTAACTTTGGTGGCAGAAAGGATATCGACAGAATAAGCGAACACATCAATACCTCGGCTCCACTGGAGTCCTCTAGTGTCAACAGGTACAATGAGACAGTTCCAAGGGTGCACACTCTGGATGGACACTCTTCACTTATTGACAGAGAAAATGCATACTATGGTTCAAGGGCTGCTTTTCCAGAACAAGAGAATGCTCATCACAGTCCACGGCGTGACCCTTTTGCTGCAAGGAGGGGAAATTTCCCTAAGAAAGATCTTAATGATGGATTTGGGAATGTGTCGGTTAGGCCATCTTCAAGAGGTCGAACAACTGACTCTCCTTGGGCAATGGAAGACTTCCGTCATGAAAAGGTTCCACGGTGGGATGGAACTAGGGAGATTGACCGTTTTGACAAGCAATCTGACTTTGACACTGAGCTTTTTAACAGTGACAGGTTTGGAGATGCGGCTTGGCTGCCTAGTAGTTCTCATGAAAGCCCCAATGCTCAACAAGGAGATAGGATGTTTCAGAGTCCTGATTTTAATGAATTCTCTGCTTTTACCAGACCCCGTTACTCTATGCGACAACCACATGTTCCCCCACCACCAACTGTGACCTCAGTGAACAGAAGTTCAGTCGGTGCTTCTGCTCAACGTCTCAATTCATCCTTCATGGATGGTGGGATGGGAGAGAATTCTGGTAGAGATGATGAGCAAATTATGCAGGGTCAGTATGGAAGTGCATACCAAGAGGCATCTCGCCATCGTGGGATACGACCTGACCACATTAATGAACACCAAATCGAGGATAGAAAAAGCCCTGTATTGGGTTCACAATCTTCTCTTTCTGTTTCAAGCCCTCCTAGCTCACCTCCACATGTTTCACATGACGAGATGGATGTATCTGGCGATTCGCCTGCATTGCCGACTTCTGCTGATGGTGAACGAACAATGCTATCTGACAATGACCATGCAGTGCTGACTCTAGACGCAGCCAGTGCAAGCAGAATCGCTGCATTAGGAGTGTCCCACTTGGAGGATGATGAATGGTCAAGTGAAAACAATGATGTTAGGCAAAAACAGGATGAATACGATGAAGACGATGAGAGCTACCAggaagatgaaatcaacgaaGCTGATGGTGAGAACCTAGACTTGGACGATGAGTTCTTGGAGGAGCAGAATACACCCGTAGAACTGGAACCAGTTATACTTGGATTTGATGAGGGTGTGCAGGTTGAAATTCCCTCAAATAGCGAACTTGAACTAGCTTCTATGAGGAGCGCTGAAAGGACAATTGGGGTACATTTAAGCTCAGGTGTTGCAGAGCAAGATGATGCCAGTGGTTCAGTTGTCCATTCTGACCCTGTTACTGAAGCAGAGAAAACACTGCAGGCATTGACTCTTGATCGTGTAAATGCCCTGACAGAAGACAGTAATGGAAAGCGATCCAGTAGCTTAGTGACACCTGCTTCAAGTTCCCAGTTACCTCAGGCATCTTCAGCAGCTGCTATTATGTCGTCAGCTTCAGCAGTAGTTGGGCAGAATGAAGTACCTGTTAGCCTCCAGTTTGGTTTGTTTACAGGGCCTCCTCTAATACCAACTCCGGTTCCAGCCATCCAGATTGGTTCCATACAGATGCCAATCCATCTCCACAACCAGATTAACCCATCCCTGGCCCATATACGCCCTTCAACAACCCCTTTATATCAGTTTGGCCAGTTGAGGTATGGCCGCCCTATTGCTCCAAGTGCACATTCTCAGGCCATCCCACCTGCATATTCTTCTGTACCAGCTCAGCATACATTGAATCAGAATGCTTCCAGTGTTCTACCTGAGTTAATGGATCAAGATACACACCAGAATGTTCCAAATCAGGGAGTCTCATCTACCTTTATCAATAAATCAGCAGCACCTACAGCCAAGCTTCCACTTGTAATGGGCGATTCAAATTCTCAGTATCTCAGCACTTCTGCAAACAACCAGACAGCTGCTGCGGAGGGATCTCATGGCCAGGTGGACAGCCAGCCTATTGGAGGTACAACTCCCAGTGAGAGGGATCAGGATCTCTCTTTGAACAGGAATTGCAAACCTACCTCCGACAACATAGAATCTTCTCAGTTCGGTTTGGAGGGGAGAGTCTTGAATGGTCCAAAGGCTCCAGGTGCTGTCTCTGCTGGAAGGGGGAGGAGATATGGATATGCTGTTAAAGACATTAACATGAGATCAACTGGTTCAGTTGTTGACCCTTCTCATAAAGATCCCAGAGGAGGATTCCAGAGGCGGACTCGTAGGAATGTAAGAAGAACTGAGTTTAGAGTTCGGGAAAACGTCGAGAAGAACCAAAGCGAAGCTTCTGAGTCATTTGCCCATGGTGAACAGGATGAGAGGCCATACTCCAACGGAACAGCAAGAGATTTTCCAGTGAGAAATGCTAACAGAAAGGAACTTGATACAAATAAGTCATCCAGGATAAATGAAGGAAATGATCATAGTGCCTCATTTAGAAGCACACACAAGGCTCCTTATGAAAGATCACATGGTGGGAACAAGAAATCCAGAACAGGTGCTATTCCTGAAGGAGATACTACCTTGTTGCAAGCTGGAGCTGTGCGTGTTGTTAAGCAGCAAGGTATTGAGGTCCCTGTTGACGCAGATGGCTTCATTGAAGTAAGGTCCAAGAGGCACATCATGAGTGTCAGGCGAGAACAGAGGGAGAAGGAAAATAGATCCAAAATGAGGATGACAAAG GCTCCCCGCAAACAGCATAATTCTCTACAGAGTTCGGTTGCTCCTAACGTGAATAAACGGACTGCTACTTTGGGTGGAGAAGTTGCAAAGAAAGTTTCTTTGGATTCTGCCATCACAATAGAAGGAAGGATTGCTGACTATACTGAATCAACAGTTGCTAACAATTCTATGAACCCCATTGGGCCACCTTCAACCAGCGCAGAAACTCATACAAACTGCTACACCAATCA CTTTTACAGGACTATCCAAATCCAGGCATCCTCTGACTTGGTCACCTCCAGTCCTTCTGCAAAGCTTGTGAGTGGCTTATCGGAAGACAACAATAAAGGGACATCCATCAATACTCCATTTAACATGGTTTCCTGGGATAATTCACAAATGAACCAGCAG GTTATGCCATTAACTCAAACACAACTTGAAGAAGCTATGAGACCAGCTAAATTTGAACAGCAGGCTGGTTCCAGCTTTTCTTTGGAGTCCAACAATGCATTGCCTCCAACAGTAACCACAGAAAAGGCGTTCCCTTCATCTGCTAGTCCTATTAACTCCCTTCTGGCTGGCGAGAAAATTCAATTTG GGGCAGTAACGTCACCAACCATGCTACCCACAGTCAGCCGAACTGTTTCAAGTGGTCTTGGAGCTCCAGGTTCATCTAGGCCTGATATGAAGATTGATCGAGGCTTGCCTAGTGAGAACAGTGGTCCTGATAAGGTGAATTCTAAGGAATTATGTCCCAATACAGAGGATGTGGAAGCAGAAGCTGAAGCAGCTGCTTCTGCTGTGGCTGTGGCAGCTATTTGTACTGATGATGGGTCTCCAGCTGATGCAACTACAGCATCTGCTCCAGACAACAAGAGCTTTAGCAGCAAGGATCTTAGTGGGTTAACATCAGGAG GGGCAATAACAGGCCAAGCCAGTCAATCATCCACGGAAGAGCCGCTCTCAGTTGCTCTTCCTGCAGACTTATCAGTTGATACTCCATCCATGTCCCTTTGGCCTCCTCTAGCCAGTCCACAAGCATCAGGGCCAATGCTTTCTCAGTTTCCTGGTGCACAGCCATCCCACTTTTCCTGCTTTGATATGAATACGATTTTAGGAGGGCACATTTTTGCATTTGGGCCGAGTGATGAATCTGCTGGCTCTCAGGGTCAGCACCCTCAAAGAAGCAATGCCGTGCCTTCAGCACCATTGGGAGCTTGGCCGCAATGCCATTCTGGGGTAGACTCTTTCTACCGTCCACCAACTGGGTTTGCCGGACCTTTCATTACTCCAGGAGGAATCCCAGGTGTGCAAGGTCCTCCACATATGGTGGTCTATAACCACTTCGCTCCAGTGGGGCAGTTTGGTCAAATGGGCCTTGGTTTCATGGGAGCCACGTATATCCCTGGTGACAAGCAGCCTGATTGGAAGCAAAACCAAGGAACACCTGTTGTTGGTGTAAGCCAGAGTGATCCAAACAACCAAAATATGGTGTCTGGTCAAGTCAACCCTCCCAGTGTTCCTACTCCAGTGCAGCATCTACGCCCAACTTCTATCATGCCAATCCCATCTCCACTGACCATGTTTGACATTGCTCCTTTCCAG GCGTCCACAGACATACAGATGCAAACATGTTGGCCACATATGCCTGTACCGCCTCTACACTCTGTTCCATTATCAGTGCCACTTCAGCAGCATCCAGTAGAGGGTACAGCCGCACAGCAGTTTGTTCATACTGTTCCAGTAGACAACAAGGCTAGTACAAATAACCGATTCCAGGAGCCCTCTGCTTCTACCGCGCCATCAGATGGCAGCAAGACCTTCCCAAATGCAGCTGCTGCTCAGTTCACAGATGGGTTGGGTCTTGTCGAACAACCAACCTCCAGTAATTCAAGCTCCCAAACTGTTCAGCCTTCTTCATTTGGCCAGGCAGGCGTGATCAGCAATGAAGTCTCAACCAGTGCCAAAGTCATGGTTAGAGCGACCCCATTGAAAGTAAACCCTGGGACTGTAGCAGGGGTGGCTAGCAACCCCAACGGGTGCCAGGTCACCAACATGCCTTCCAAGACCCATCAATCGTCATTGTCATCAGACCAGCAGTACCATCATCCAGTTAACAATCAGGATCGCAGGGCCCGTGCGACCCAAAAGACTGGTACTAGCAACGAGTGGCAGCGGCGATCAGGATACCAGGGGAGGAATCAAGGTTCTGGTTCTGACAGGGGCCCAGGCACTGGTAGGATGAAGCAGATCTACGTCGCCAAGCCCTCAGCTACAAGTGGCCATGCCCCATCAGGCTAG